The Falsibacillus pallidus genome has a segment encoding these proteins:
- a CDS encoding peptide chain release factor 3, with protein MKKNFKEEVDSRKTFAIISHPDAGKTTLTEQLLLFGGAIRAAGTVKGKKTGKFATSDWMEIEKQRGISVTSSVMQFEYDGYRVNILDTPGHQDFSEDTYRTLMAVDSAVMIIDSAKGIEDQTIKLFKVCRMRGIPIFTFINKMDRQGKMPLELLSELEEVLGIESYPMNWPIGMGKEFLGIYDRFYNRIEQFRTDEDQRFLPLNEDGELAVENSMKQSSIYEQALEEVLLLNEAGNDFSEEKIANGALTPVFFGSALTNFGVQTFLETYLKFAPSPQPRMSNEGEIQPDAEDFSGFVFKIQANMNPAHRDRIAFVRICSGQFERGMNVTLSRTGKSMKLSQSTQFLADDRSTVNEAVSGDILGLYDSGIYQIGDTITSGKKPIQFEKLPQFTPELFVKVTAKNVMKQKQFHKGIHQLVQEGAIQLYKTLHTEDYILGAVGHLQFEVFEHRLKNEYNAEVNMESMGSKVARWIEDEQINESLSSSRSLLVKDRFDRKLFLFENDFALRWFQDKNPDVKLINPMETTE; from the coding sequence ATGAAAAAAAACTTTAAAGAAGAAGTAGACTCAAGAAAGACATTCGCTATTATCTCCCACCCGGATGCCGGGAAAACAACACTTACAGAGCAGCTCCTATTATTCGGAGGCGCCATCAGGGCAGCAGGTACCGTTAAAGGGAAGAAAACCGGAAAATTTGCAACTTCCGACTGGATGGAAATTGAAAAGCAAAGGGGCATCTCGGTCACTTCCTCTGTCATGCAATTTGAATACGATGGGTATCGAGTGAACATCCTTGATACCCCTGGACATCAGGACTTCAGTGAAGATACGTATCGCACACTGATGGCGGTGGATTCTGCTGTCATGATCATCGATTCCGCTAAGGGTATAGAGGATCAGACCATCAAATTATTTAAAGTCTGCCGGATGCGCGGAATCCCGATTTTCACTTTCATCAATAAAATGGATAGACAGGGGAAAATGCCGCTTGAACTCCTCTCAGAACTAGAGGAAGTATTGGGAATCGAATCCTATCCAATGAACTGGCCGATCGGAATGGGGAAAGAATTCCTCGGCATCTATGACCGCTTCTATAACCGCATCGAACAATTCAGGACAGATGAAGATCAGCGTTTCCTTCCACTTAATGAAGACGGGGAATTGGCAGTGGAGAATTCCATGAAGCAATCCTCCATCTATGAGCAGGCATTAGAGGAAGTACTTCTATTGAATGAAGCCGGGAATGATTTCTCTGAAGAAAAGATTGCCAATGGGGCGTTGACGCCAGTATTTTTTGGGAGTGCCTTGACTAACTTTGGCGTACAGACATTTTTGGAGACGTACTTAAAATTCGCTCCATCACCGCAGCCAAGGATGTCCAATGAAGGTGAAATTCAACCGGATGCCGAGGACTTCTCAGGATTTGTCTTCAAGATACAGGCCAATATGAATCCTGCTCACCGTGACAGGATTGCTTTTGTAAGAATCTGTTCCGGACAGTTTGAGCGTGGTATGAATGTGACTTTATCAAGAACAGGAAAATCGATGAAGCTGTCCCAGTCAACTCAATTCCTTGCTGATGACCGGAGTACGGTCAATGAAGCAGTGAGTGGGGATATTCTCGGGCTTTATGATTCAGGAATCTATCAGATCGGCGATACAATCACATCAGGAAAGAAACCGATTCAGTTTGAAAAACTGCCTCAATTTACACCTGAATTGTTCGTTAAGGTTACGGCGAAAAACGTCATGAAACAAAAGCAGTTCCATAAGGGGATCCACCAGCTGGTACAAGAAGGGGCCATCCAATTATATAAAACACTCCATACAGAAGATTATATCCTAGGGGCTGTCGGCCATTTGCAATTTGAAGTTTTTGAGCACAGGCTGAAAAATGAATATAATGCAGAAGTCAATATGGAATCTATGGGGTCAAAGGTTGCTCGATGGATTGAAGACGAGCAAATCAATGAATCCCTTTCAAGTTCAAGGAGTCTGTTGGTCAAAGATCGTTTTGACAGGAAATTATTCCTATTTGAAAATGATTTTGCACTCAGATGGTTCCAGGATAAGAATCCTGATGTTAAACTCATCAATCCGATGGAAACAACTGAATAA
- a CDS encoding UDP-N-acetylglucosamine 4,6-dehydratase family protein, with protein sequence MFNGKQVLITGGTGSIGSELVRQIITQSPKVIRVYSRDESKHFQLQQEFADHENIRYLVGDIRDKDRLVYAAKDIDYIFHAAALKHVPACEFNPFEAVKTNVLGTQNIIEAAIANEVEKVVSISTDKVVNPINTMGATKLLSEKIISAAEFYKGSSRTKFCCVRFGNVMGSRGSVIPLFIQQLKKKLPITLTHKEMTRFMMTIEEAAGLVIKAASMASGGETFVLKMPVIRINDLAEVLLEDYLDSGSSESHPGIIKVGMRPGEKLHEELMTLEESERAYENDRMFMIVPGRNSKKSLPQEFSKAAKKPYASNGAEPLDKSQLKELLKNTRFI encoded by the coding sequence ATGTTCAATGGAAAACAAGTACTGATCACTGGGGGAACCGGTTCAATCGGAAGTGAATTAGTACGGCAAATCATCACTCAGTCCCCAAAGGTCATCAGGGTCTACAGCAGGGATGAATCAAAGCATTTTCAACTGCAGCAAGAGTTTGCCGATCATGAAAATATTCGCTACCTTGTTGGGGATATACGGGATAAAGACCGACTCGTCTATGCTGCAAAGGACATTGATTATATATTTCACGCAGCAGCCCTGAAACATGTCCCTGCCTGTGAATTCAATCCATTCGAAGCTGTCAAAACCAATGTCCTCGGGACTCAGAATATCATCGAAGCAGCGATTGCCAATGAGGTGGAAAAAGTCGTATCCATCTCCACAGATAAAGTAGTGAACCCTATTAATACAATGGGGGCAACCAAACTTCTTTCAGAAAAAATCATATCTGCCGCAGAGTTTTATAAAGGATCCAGCCGTACTAAATTCTGCTGCGTCCGTTTTGGAAACGTCATGGGTTCGAGGGGGTCTGTCATCCCTCTTTTCATCCAGCAGTTAAAGAAAAAGCTGCCAATTACATTGACGCATAAAGAGATGACACGATTTATGATGACCATTGAAGAAGCCGCGGGCTTGGTCATAAAGGCTGCCTCTATGGCAAGCGGCGGCGAGACGTTTGTCCTTAAAATGCCGGTCATCCGTATCAATGACCTCGCAGAAGTGCTTTTAGAAGATTATTTAGATTCAGGCAGCTCAGAAAGCCATCCTGGCATTATTAAGGTCGGGATGCGCCCGGGTGAAAAGCTGCATGAAGAATTAATGACCTTGGAAGAATCAGAGCGAGCATATGAAAACGACAGGATGTTCATGATTGTACCTGGAAGGAACAGCAAAAAAAGTCTGCCGCAGGAATTTTCCAAGGCAGCAAAAAAACCATATGCATCCAACGGAGCTGAACCTTTGGATAAAAGCCAATTAAAAGAACTATTAAAAAATACAAGATTCATTTAA
- a CDS encoding GGDEF domain-containing protein: protein MKFSLYLSDYEIEKVFSSLRWIFLIISFILFYVPPFAESLAFNKDTFPILFLFGIVYMAIAQLALAKVKDSHGKFNLLTKCGIVFDYIAFFWLMTLTGGMKSPIFPIAYLLVMHATIYWRTKGAVISSSAVTAGYAIFFYSFNEANFTNSVYFYMNLIFVWIIGLFGSMIVLRERAHLREKEVIKGLLNHDYLTGLYNHRCFQENIRHCSESDESYTLILADIDGFKEINDSFGHTIGDEVLQRLGIVFNELLPKYGGKAYRYGGEEFAFILSKNLEDLTGFFKELFHSLNHVYYSQQNEPVTMSLGAVTGEQNESVEMVITNADRLLYTAKGNGKNCAVLENGTVYTNNEIEKKETLCI, encoded by the coding sequence ATGAAATTCAGTTTATATTTAAGTGATTATGAAATCGAAAAAGTCTTTTCCTCTTTGCGCTGGATATTTTTGATCATATCCTTCATTTTATTTTATGTTCCCCCATTTGCAGAGAGTCTGGCGTTTAATAAAGACACATTCCCCATCCTTTTCCTATTTGGAATTGTCTATATGGCAATAGCTCAACTGGCTCTTGCAAAAGTAAAAGATTCTCATGGAAAGTTTAATCTCCTGACGAAATGCGGGATCGTCTTTGATTATATTGCCTTTTTTTGGCTGATGACGCTGACTGGCGGGATGAAAAGTCCCATTTTTCCAATCGCATATTTATTGGTGATGCATGCTACCATTTATTGGAGAACAAAAGGGGCGGTCATTTCTTCTTCTGCTGTAACAGCGGGGTATGCCATCTTTTTTTACTCCTTTAATGAGGCAAACTTTACAAACAGTGTCTACTTTTATATGAACTTGATCTTTGTGTGGATCATCGGCTTATTCGGATCTATGATTGTATTAAGGGAACGTGCACATCTCAGAGAAAAAGAAGTGATTAAAGGTTTATTGAATCATGATTATTTGACAGGTTTGTACAATCATCGCTGTTTTCAGGAAAACATCCGCCATTGCAGTGAAAGTGATGAATCCTATACGCTCATATTGGCAGATATCGATGGATTTAAAGAAATCAATGATTCCTTCGGACATACAATAGGGGATGAAGTCCTGCAGCGGCTAGGAATTGTATTTAATGAATTACTGCCTAAATATGGCGGCAAAGCCTACCGTTATGGAGGGGAAGAATTTGCTTTTATTCTTTCAAAAAACCTGGAGGATCTAACGGGCTTTTTTAAGGAATTGTTCCATAGCCTCAATCATGTCTATTATTCTCAACAAAATGAACCAGTAACCATGAGTCTAGGTGCCGTTACCGGTGAACAAAACGAATCGGTGGAAATGGTCATTACGAATGCAGACCGGTTGTTATATACAGCAAAAGGAAACGGGAAAAACTGTGCAGTATTAGAAAATGGAACAGTTTATACAAATAATGAAATTGAAAAAAAAGAAACCCTCTGTATCTAA
- a CDS encoding FUSC family protein produces MRYFEQLKKWRIIGGRTLKTGIAVFLTSFLCHLLHWPSVFAVVTAIVTIEPTASDSIRKGMVRFPASAIGAAFAMILTSFFGDEPLTYAFAAILTISFCHRFKLYDGMVVATLTAVAMIPSTHDHFLINFFVRLGTTTIGLAVSTLVNLFIWPPDYSTTIREKVKNLHNHAAQLLEARISELLQFQKSNRKTKQQFRDFVTLMNHADKLCEFQREEWKFHRNSKQRLRQLHYFQKKLQLIRQFAYHLGNMMYVSPSPLSWNEEEKKKILEASRLLAFLIRDPSIDHRKELALLKEELPPSPMWTPGVSENNKAFMSEESIILYELLSLFDIIDEQRQIYQFEIRRMKIAKKMFLK; encoded by the coding sequence TTGAGGTATTTTGAACAACTAAAAAAATGGAGAATAATCGGAGGAAGAACATTAAAGACGGGGATTGCTGTTTTCCTAACTTCCTTTTTATGCCATCTGCTTCATTGGCCATCCGTCTTTGCGGTTGTGACCGCCATCGTGACGATTGAACCAACTGCTTCCGATTCAATCAGAAAAGGCATGGTCAGATTTCCCGCATCAGCCATTGGGGCGGCATTTGCAATGATTCTTACTTCATTTTTTGGTGATGAACCACTTACTTATGCATTTGCAGCCATTTTGACCATTTCTTTTTGCCACCGATTTAAATTGTATGATGGAATGGTGGTTGCCACATTGACGGCTGTCGCCATGATTCCTTCTACACACGATCACTTTTTAATCAACTTTTTTGTACGTTTAGGCACCACGACCATCGGATTGGCAGTGTCTACATTGGTCAATCTGTTTATTTGGCCGCCTGACTATTCCACCACCATAAGGGAGAAGGTCAAGAATTTACACAATCACGCCGCTCAATTATTGGAGGCTAGAATATCAGAGCTTCTTCAATTTCAAAAATCGAATAGAAAAACGAAACAACAGTTCAGGGATTTTGTCACCTTGATGAACCATGCAGATAAATTGTGCGAGTTTCAAAGAGAAGAATGGAAATTCCACCGAAATTCTAAACAAAGACTTCGGCAGCTTCATTATTTCCAAAAGAAGCTGCAGCTGATTAGGCAGTTTGCATATCATTTAGGAAATATGATGTATGTTTCCCCCTCTCCCTTATCGTGGAACGAGGAGGAAAAGAAGAAAATCTTGGAGGCATCCCGTCTTTTGGCATTTTTAATAAGGGATCCTAGCATTGACCATCGTAAGGAGCTCGCGTTGCTCAAGGAGGAACTCCCACCTTCTCCAATGTGGACTCCAGGGGTTTCTGAAAATAATAAAGCCTTTATGAGCGAAGAATCCATTATCTTATACGAACTATTATCCCTATTCGACATCATTGATGAGCAGCGCCAGATTTATCAATTTGAAATTCGCAGGATGAAAATTGCAAAAAAAATGTTCTTAAAATAA
- a CDS encoding YueH family protein yields the protein MKIRKTNIEDRESKVYIYENKKEESFMTAIPDLEWSVFFTYEEEKAELLKKMQKGLTSKLDGAEAESLSLRIYNWTREM from the coding sequence ATGAAGATAAGAAAGACAAACATTGAAGATCGCGAATCAAAAGTATATATATATGAAAATAAAAAGGAAGAATCCTTCATGACAGCCATTCCTGATCTCGAATGGTCCGTGTTTTTTACATATGAAGAAGAAAAGGCTGAGCTTTTGAAAAAGATGCAAAAAGGATTGACATCCAAATTGGACGGAGCTGAAGCTGAATCACTTTCATTAAGAATATATAATTGGACGCGTGAAATGTAG
- a CDS encoding 6-hydroxymethylpterin diphosphokinase MptE-like protein, with protein sequence MNGLDNLNYLKANNKEIYEKMKGYKPRNVFEQVKMDGKVIDLKKDADTGACFIHGGPEQIKEEAEKLIAAQKEMIKEDSHVLFYGMGLGYHIEKFIELYPKQPYSIFEPSMEIFHHLLNNRSISFVERARGFFLGEIGKDTQLHADALASQLGGRVAVIPLPSYELLYPEEYADFLGALKASFERKRLNLVTLANNQMNWIRNSIINFPATFTTPNILKKKNHFHDRPAIIVAAGPSLQEELENLKYIKENRLAYIFAVGSANKPLIQAGIYPDAVCSFEPQSVNQHVFKEIVEKEIKEIPMIFGSSICHQTLSKYPGQKLHLLINTRDPISRLYARNTDGTLPETVNDAYSIAIVAYQMLMKLGCSPIILVGQNLAFRKGQYYAKGISYDWRDADLSEEELKKQYIPVEDVDGEWIETDASLNEMRILLENYIEMNQKETINSTKGGAKIKGTSFVELIDVIHSRLKNPCTADKWKTEEDEGYSKEFFVEASTKLEKEKTKFFSQERELLKGIEKAKKLVENRKSAGSINHSVQKLNSLYKEWTQNYFYKEIASALNPLGYEVFAEKMKKAREVTLFHRQRSEMIAAMEQYIKKCYDDAKAIDEILTAAHEKVRSQLKN encoded by the coding sequence TTGAACGGATTAGATAATTTAAATTATCTGAAAGCAAACAATAAAGAAATATATGAAAAGATGAAGGGATACAAACCGCGGAATGTTTTCGAACAGGTCAAAATGGATGGAAAAGTCATCGATTTGAAAAAGGATGCTGATACCGGAGCCTGTTTTATACATGGCGGCCCGGAGCAAATAAAAGAGGAAGCGGAAAAATTAATCGCTGCCCAGAAGGAAATGATTAAAGAAGATTCTCATGTGCTTTTTTATGGAATGGGACTTGGATATCATATTGAGAAATTCATAGAGTTATATCCAAAACAACCTTATTCCATCTTCGAACCCTCCATGGAGATATTTCATCACCTTTTGAATAACCGTTCCATTTCTTTTGTTGAAAGAGCCCGTGGCTTCTTCTTAGGAGAAATAGGAAAAGATACTCAACTCCACGCAGATGCATTGGCTTCCCAATTGGGTGGAAGGGTAGCGGTGATCCCCCTCCCAAGCTACGAGCTGCTCTATCCTGAAGAATACGCGGATTTCTTGGGTGCATTAAAGGCTTCATTTGAGAGAAAACGATTAAATCTAGTGACGTTGGCGAATAACCAAATGAACTGGATAAGGAACTCTATCATCAATTTCCCAGCTACATTCACTACACCAAACATTTTGAAGAAAAAAAACCATTTTCATGACAGACCAGCGATTATTGTGGCAGCCGGGCCATCACTGCAGGAAGAACTTGAAAATCTGAAGTATATCAAAGAAAACAGACTGGCATATATTTTTGCGGTTGGTTCCGCCAATAAGCCGCTGATACAAGCAGGAATTTACCCGGATGCTGTCTGTTCATTTGAACCTCAAAGTGTAAACCAGCACGTCTTTAAAGAAATTGTGGAGAAAGAGATAAAAGAAATACCGATGATATTTGGATCAAGCATCTGTCATCAGACACTTTCGAAATATCCGGGTCAAAAGCTTCATTTATTGATTAACACCCGGGATCCCATTTCCCGCCTATATGCGAGAAATACAGACGGGACACTGCCGGAAACCGTAAATGATGCGTATTCCATTGCGATTGTTGCCTATCAGATGCTGATGAAATTGGGGTGCTCCCCTATCATATTGGTAGGGCAGAATCTTGCTTTCAGAAAAGGGCAGTATTATGCGAAGGGGATTTCTTATGACTGGAGAGACGCTGATTTAAGTGAAGAAGAATTAAAAAAACAGTATATTCCTGTTGAGGATGTAGATGGTGAATGGATTGAGACAGATGCCTCGCTAAATGAGATGAGAATCCTTTTGGAAAACTATATCGAGATGAATCAAAAAGAAACTATCAATTCGACAAAAGGCGGTGCAAAAATAAAAGGAACTTCATTTGTGGAATTAATTGATGTCATTCATTCAAGATTGAAGAATCCATGTACAGCAGATAAATGGAAAACGGAAGAGGATGAAGGCTATTCAAAAGAGTTTTTCGTTGAGGCTTCCACCAAGCTTGAGAAAGAAAAAACAAAATTTTTCAGTCAAGAAAGAGAATTGTTAAAGGGAATTGAAAAAGCAAAAAAACTTGTAGAAAACCGAAAATCTGCCGGAAGCATCAATCATTCTGTTCAAAAGCTGAATTCACTGTATAAAGAATGGACTCAGAACTACTTTTATAAGGAAATAGCCAGTGCATTAAATCCACTGGGATATGAAGTCTTCGCAGAAAAAATGAAAAAAGCAAGAGAAGTCACATTGTTCCATAGACAAAGAAGCGAGATGATCGCAGCGATGGAACAATATATCAAAAAATGCTATGACGATGCAAAAGCGATTGATGAAATCCTGACTGCCGCTCATGAGAAGGTTAGAAGTCAATTAAAAAACTGA
- a CDS encoding SACOL1771 family peroxiredoxin, with product MAEHVFKLHAAWQGGRNSIGEIESGQLKTKVSIPPEMDGPGIGTNPDEMLLGAAATCYIITLAAMLERSKISTLSLEMNSEGIVAVEKGVITYKKIQHMPVLTIPENTSQETIAKIHRLITKAEESCMISRAVKGNVEISAAGKILIGER from the coding sequence ATGGCTGAACACGTTTTTAAACTGCATGCAGCGTGGCAGGGCGGCAGAAACAGCATCGGGGAAATTGAATCAGGCCAGCTTAAAACCAAGGTATCCATCCCCCCTGAAATGGATGGTCCGGGGATTGGGACCAATCCCGATGAAATGCTCCTTGGGGCTGCTGCGACCTGCTACATCATCACGCTGGCCGCCATGCTTGAACGTTCAAAAATCAGCACACTCAGCTTAGAAATGAATTCTGAAGGGATAGTGGCTGTCGAGAAAGGTGTCATTACCTATAAAAAAATTCAGCATATGCCCGTTTTGACAATTCCTGAAAACACCTCGCAGGAAACAATCGCAAAAATCCATCGATTGATAACAAAAGCTGAAGAGAGCTGCATGATTTCAAGAGCAGTAAAAGGAAATGTCGAAATAAGTGCAGCAGGAAAAATATTAATTGGGGAACGATGA
- a CDS encoding M42 family metallopeptidase has product MTTYPDTLSTMELIKELVSIPSPSGNTDKIIEFVEEQLSGYELNMKRNRKGGLLITLPGQDTARHRMLTAHVDTLGAMVKSITPGGRLKLSMIGGFRWNSVEGEYCQIQTHSGKIFTGTILMHQTSVHVYKNAGDAPRNEDNIEVRIDEKVSNAEDVRSLGIEVGDFVSFDPRVEMTESGFIKSRHLDDKASVAILIKLIQHICEEKISLPYTTHFLISNNEEIGYGGNSNITPETVEYLAVDMGALGDGQSSDEYTVSICAKDSSGPYHYGLRKHLIELAKENDVEYKVDIYPYYGSDASAAIRSGHDIVHGLIGPGIESSHAFERTHKSSLFHTEKLLEAYVQSALTENR; this is encoded by the coding sequence ATGACTACATATCCAGATACTTTAAGTACCATGGAATTGATAAAGGAGCTTGTTTCCATTCCAAGCCCATCCGGAAATACGGATAAAATAATAGAATTTGTTGAGGAACAGCTTTCAGGCTATGAACTGAACATGAAACGAAATCGAAAAGGCGGACTCCTGATTACATTGCCTGGACAAGATACAGCTCGACACCGCATGTTGACAGCTCATGTCGATACATTAGGCGCAATGGTTAAAAGCATCACACCCGGCGGAAGGCTGAAACTTTCCATGATCGGAGGGTTCCGCTGGAATTCAGTGGAAGGCGAATATTGCCAGATTCAAACACATAGCGGGAAAATATTTACCGGAACGATCTTGATGCATCAGACTTCTGTACATGTATATAAAAATGCAGGGGATGCACCGAGGAATGAGGATAATATCGAAGTAAGAATCGATGAAAAAGTTTCAAATGCAGAAGACGTCAGAAGCCTTGGCATCGAAGTAGGGGATTTTGTCTCATTTGATCCCAGGGTTGAAATGACAGAGAGCGGATTTATTAAATCAAGGCATTTGGATGACAAAGCAAGTGTGGCTATTTTGATTAAGTTAATCCAGCACATTTGCGAAGAAAAGATTTCCCTTCCTTACACAACACATTTTCTGATTTCCAATAATGAAGAAATAGGCTATGGAGGGAATTCAAATATTACCCCTGAGACAGTAGAATATTTAGCGGTCGATATGGGAGCTCTCGGAGACGGACAAAGTTCTGACGAGTATACCGTTTCCATTTGTGCAAAAGACTCTTCAGGTCCTTATCATTATGGCCTGCGCAAGCATTTAATCGAACTCGCTAAAGAAAATGATGTTGAGTATAAAGTAGATATCTATCCTTATTATGGATCGGATGCTTCTGCAGCCATTCGTTCCGGACATGATATAGTCCACGGATTGATTGGGCCGGGCATTGAATCTTCCCATGCTTTTGAACGGACACATAAATCTTCCTTATTCCATACGGAAAAGCTCCTGGAAGCTTACGTTCAATCCGCATTGACTGAAAACCGGTAA
- a CDS encoding glutathione peroxidase has product MELYTYSAVKPNGETVSLENYKGKVLLIVNTASKCGFTPQFDGLQQLYEKYHKDGLEILGFPSDQFMNQEFDNNEEIMQFCKVNYGVTFPMFSKTDVKGEDAHPLFKFLTKEKKGIIGSEVKWNFTKFLIDRDGQVIDRYAPQTKPEKIENDIKRLL; this is encoded by the coding sequence TTGGAACTATACACCTATTCAGCGGTAAAACCTAATGGAGAAACGGTTTCACTTGAAAACTATAAAGGAAAAGTTCTGCTCATCGTCAATACGGCGAGCAAATGTGGATTTACCCCGCAGTTTGACGGGCTGCAGCAGCTGTATGAAAAGTACCATAAAGATGGACTTGAGATTTTAGGATTTCCTTCCGACCAGTTTATGAATCAGGAATTTGATAATAATGAGGAAATCATGCAATTTTGTAAAGTGAACTACGGAGTGACATTCCCGATGTTCTCGAAAACCGACGTAAAAGGCGAAGATGCACACCCATTATTTAAGTTCCTCACAAAGGAGAAAAAAGGCATTATTGGGTCAGAAGTGAAGTGGAATTTCACAAAATTCCTTATCGATCGTGATGGACAAGTGATCGACAGATATGCACCTCAGACAAAGCCGGAAAAAATCGAAAATGACATAAAAAGATTATTATAA
- a CDS encoding Mov34/MPN/PAD-1 family protein, whose translation MKMSIELFNHLVRYAEKDLPRESCGLLGGNGGDILSVIPLKNEAGSNRQFFVKEENVQAAFFRLNEIGHDLIAIYHSHPTSNPVPSQADIHFHPDQSVKMAILSLKDKPQLKIFQIAGSRYFEIPYIIMD comes from the coding sequence ATGAAAATGTCCATTGAACTATTCAATCACCTTGTGAGGTATGCTGAAAAAGATTTGCCAAGAGAGTCATGCGGATTATTGGGTGGGAATGGAGGTGATATTTTATCCGTCATCCCATTGAAAAATGAAGCAGGATCCAACAGACAATTCTTTGTGAAAGAAGAAAATGTGCAGGCGGCTTTCTTTCGTTTAAATGAAATCGGCCATGATTTAATTGCAATATATCACAGCCATCCTACTTCGAATCCAGTCCCATCACAGGCAGACATCCATTTTCATCCTGATCAGAGTGTGAAAATGGCGATTCTTTCATTAAAAGATAAACCGCAGCTGAAGATTTTTCAGATTGCCGGAAGCCGTTATTTTGAAATACCCTATATTATCATGGATTAA
- a CDS encoding cytidylyltransferase domain-containing protein, protein MKTIAIIPARGGSKGLKNKNILQLNGKPMIAYTIEAAFKSTVPDEVIVSTDSEQILNIAKQYGVDSPLRRPTHLAEDTTSTIEVIQHVIAERYANESVNVILLQPTSPLRTARHIQEAYQIYLERGIPVLSISEADTHPILMREIKNGFIVPFLPASSLNRRQDYPPYYQLNGAIYITDSSYIKAGRLYKDLSAPYVMDKESSIDIDDIYDFMLASYVMEKRGEKNDKYRPEDHL, encoded by the coding sequence ATGAAAACAATTGCCATCATCCCGGCAAGAGGCGGCTCAAAAGGATTAAAAAACAAGAATATCCTGCAACTGAACGGAAAGCCGATGATTGCATATACGATCGAAGCTGCATTTAAATCAACCGTCCCGGATGAAGTGATTGTCTCAACTGATTCTGAACAAATCCTTAATATCGCCAAGCAATATGGAGTAGATTCTCCACTCAGGCGCCCTACGCATTTAGCAGAAGATACAACCTCAACAATTGAAGTCATCCAGCATGTTATAGCAGAACGGTATGCAAATGAATCAGTAAACGTCATTTTACTTCAACCTACTTCTCCGCTGCGGACCGCCAGACATATTCAAGAAGCCTATCAAATTTATCTGGAACGCGGGATACCTGTCCTCAGTATAAGTGAGGCAGATACACACCCGATTCTGATGAGAGAAATAAAGAATGGATTCATCGTTCCGTTCCTCCCAGCTTCATCTTTGAACAGAAGACAGGATTATCCCCCATATTATCAGTTAAACGGGGCCATTTATATCACAGATTCAAGTTATATCAAGGCTGGGAGGCTATACAAAGATCTTTCTGCCCCATATGTAATGGATAAAGAATCTTCCATTGATATTGATGATATCTATGATTTTATGCTGGCATCCTACGTTATGGAAAAGAGAGGGGAAAAAAATGATAAATATCGGCCGGAGGATCATCTCTGA